The proteins below are encoded in one region of Apium graveolens cultivar Ventura chromosome 4, ASM990537v1, whole genome shotgun sequence:
- the LOC141721532 gene encoding uncharacterized protein LOC141721532 isoform X3: MLYKYLLDVNFWESDVYSELFNEQASELRKEHEHDVDTASPVMRKNPKRRKRNDMAVIQDAHPSSAPNSDESANVVTEVASFPYPLVKGSCVEALKAPNDKPDSRSLQIVCMPKSKTRSKKKAPETHSVDLISADKYASRSSMLASVVVAWSPLLQTSEHRLASPDDSCDCCSILAIGGKSGMISFWKINKPQQYSILNNICTNDAQLIGVLHAHMSWVTAMSWEVSVSNASNHQLLLATGSSDGSVKIWHCYSAEMLKPSKTSSASFSLFHEVMSVDSVPVSVLSLYVPMPSAKQILLAVGKGSGALEVWTCDTSSRKFHKIGLDDAHGHVVTGIAWAFDGNCLYSCNQDDSVHCWTLHSDSLCKVTLPSNTPGVESSTDVPSGFDLCFGLAVSPGNLVVAVARRFDVGLLDPMYQLRSQKAAVEFFWTGGQQHDNLLDNCSDFNVEAYSGFSIEELVNWEYNIMWSFHQHEQLNKPEPVVVWDVVAALLAFKQFAPKYVDHILAKWLRSFAGSNFGNSPLQTVVSKCLSNISTRQLHLLNIIVRRVILADLKADKVNEENQSFSDGPAKGQMGLWMKLLKSSEKELRERLIYCSFSIIINLVSQSSENLSKLGYWQPAGLAQLENWVNSNHAHIRNSLKVLKSEVKKIKKSKLCSVGNYAAKEQCSYCSAPVPFESPEASFCQGTECKKEVVQKHKMTRCAASMLVNDITPTWFCVCCHRRSSKLAPRALFSMLQYPSDASNDPKITTLRESSKPICVFCGILLQRSQPEFLLAASPV, from the exons ATGCTGTACAAGTATTTACTGGATGTCAATTTCTGGGAGTCGGATGTTTACTCAGAGCTTTTTAAT GAGCAAGCAAGTGAACTTAGGAAAGAACATGAACATGATGTTGATACTGCGAGCCCTGTGATGAGAAAAAACCCCAAACGAAGAAAGCGTAATGATATGGCTGTAAT CCAGGATGCCCATCCTAGCTCTGCACCCAACAGTGATGAGTCCGCAAATGTCGTCACTGAAGTTGCAAGTTTTCCATACCCCCTTGTAAAAGGCTCATGTGTTGAG GCTCTTAAAGCTCCGAATGACAAGCCAGATAGTAGGTCTCTTCAAATTGTTTGCATGCCTAAATCTAAAACAAGGAGTAAGAAAAAAGCGCCAGAAACGCATAGCGTCGACTTAATATCAGCTGATAAATATGCTTCACGCAGCTCAATGTTAGCTTCAGTTGTTGTTGCCTGGTCACCACTTTTACAGACATCCGAGCATAGATTAGCTTCACCAGATGATTCATGCGACTGCTGTTCTATACTTGCAATTGGAGGAAAATCGGGCATGATTTCATTTTGGAAAATCAATAAACCACAACAGTATTCTATTCTGAACAACATATGTACTAATGATGCGCAACTCATCGGAGTTCTCCATGCACATATGTCTTGGGTCACTGCAATGAGTTGGGAAGTGTCTGTTTCAAATGCTTCTAATCATCAGCTTCTCTTAGCTACAGGAAGTTCGGATGGGAG TGTCAAGATCTGGCACTGTTATAGTGCAGAAATGCTGAAACCATCCAAAACTAGTTCTGCCTCCTTTTCCTTATTTCACGAG GTCATGTCTGTGGATTCTGTTCCAGTTTCTGTACTTTCTCTTTACGTGCCCATGCCTTCTGCCAAACAAATTCTCCTAGCTGTTGGCAAAGGTTCCGGAGCTTTGGAAGTGTGGACATGTGATACATCTAGCAGAAAATTTCATAAAATTGGTTTGGATGATGCACATGGGCATGTT GTAACAGGAATTGCATGGGCATTTGATGGAAACTGTTTGTACAGCTGCAACCAG GATGACTCTGTTCATTGCTGGACTCTACACAGTGATTCCTTGTGCAAAGTAACTTTGCCTTCAAATACTCCTGGTGTGGAGAGCTCTACTGAT GTCCCAAGTGGATTCGATTTATGTTTTGGTCTAGCGGTATCCCCCGGAAATCTGGTAGTTGCTGTG GCTCGTCGTTTTGATGTAGGTCTGTTGGATCCAATGTACCAGTTAAG GTCTCAGAAAGCAGCTGTTGAGTTCTTCTGGACCGGTGGTCAACAACATGATAACTTACTAGATAATTGTTCAGACTTTAACGTTGAAGCTTATTCTGGGTTTTCTATTGAAGAATTGGTAAATTGGGAGTATAACATAATGTGGTCCTTCCATCAGCATGAACAGTTGAATAAGCCCGAGCCTGTGGTCGTTTGGGATGTGGTGGCAGCATTATTGGCATTTAAACAATTTGCTCCTAAATATGTAGATCACATACTAGCCAAATGGCTAAGGTCTTTTGCAGGATCCAATTTTGGAAATTCCCCTCTTCAAACAGTCGTCTCTAAATGCCTCTCTAACATTAGTACCCGGCAGTTGCACCTCTTAAACATTATCGTTAGGCGTGTAATACTTGCAGATCTTAAGGCAGATAAAGTCAACGAAGAAAATCAAAGCTTTTCAGATGGACCTGCAAAGGGACAAATGGGTTTGTGGATGAAGCTTTTAAAGAGCAGTGAAAAAGAACTTCGGGAAAGGCTTATATATTGTAGTTTCTCCATCATTATTAATCTAGTGTCTCAGTCCTCGGAAAACCTTAGTAAACTTGGATACTGGCAGCCTGCTGGATTAGCACAACTGGAAAACTGGGTTAATTCTAATCATGCCCATATAAGGAATTCCCTCAAGGTACTCAAATCGGAAGTTAAGAAGATTAAAAAGAG CAAGCTTTGCTCAGTGGGCAATTATGCAGCGAAGGAGCAATGCAGCTACTGTTCAGCACCTGTTCCATTTGAATCTCCAGAAGCTTCTTTTTGTCAAGGCACAGAATGCAAGAAAGAGGTTGTCCAGAAACACAAAATGACACGGTGTGCTGCCTCTATGCTGGTTAACGATATCACTCCAACATGGTTTTGTGTGTGCTGTCACAGACGGTCTTCAAAATTGGCACCACGGGCACTCTTCTCAATGCTCCAATATCCCAGTGATGCGAGCAATGACCCAAAAATTACAACCCTCCGGGAATCATCGAAACCGATATGTGTATTTTGTGGTATATTACTACAAAGATCACAGCCGGAATTTCTTTTGGCAGCTTCACCTGTATAA
- the LOC141721532 gene encoding uncharacterized protein LOC141721532 isoform X1 produces MASRFQAASLVASPSYPNAVAWSEENLIAVACGHLVTILNPSMPFGPRGLVTIPPSQPFQIGVIDKKDLLSGCMQPISFHRDTSPCVRSISWSPIGLAPNSGCLLAVCTTEGQVKLFRFPFCEFSAEWVEILDISEMLYKYLLDVNFWESDVYSELFNEQASELRKEHEHDVDTASPVMRKNPKRRKRNDMAVIQDAHPSSAPNSDESANVVTEVASFPYPLVKGSCVEALKAPNDKPDSRSLQIVCMPKSKTRSKKKAPETHSVDLISADKYASRSSMLASVVVAWSPLLQTSEHRLASPDDSCDCCSILAIGGKSGMISFWKINKPQQYSILNNICTNDAQLIGVLHAHMSWVTAMSWEVSVSNASNHQLLLATGSSDGSVKIWHCYSAEMLKPSKTSSASFSLFHEVMSVDSVPVSVLSLYVPMPSAKQILLAVGKGSGALEVWTCDTSSRKFHKIGLDDAHGHVVTGIAWAFDGNCLYSCNQDDSVHCWTLHSDSLCKVTLPSNTPGVESSTDVPSGFDLCFGLAVSPGNLVVAVARRFDVGLLDPMYQLRSQKAAVEFFWTGGQQHDNLLDNCSDFNVEAYSGFSIEELVNWEYNIMWSFHQHEQLNKPEPVVVWDVVAALLAFKQFAPKYVDHILAKWLRSFAGSNFGNSPLQTVVSKCLSNISTRQLHLLNIIVRRVILADLKADKVNEENQSFSDGPAKGQMGLWMKLLKSSEKELRERLIYCSFSIIINLVSQSSENLSKLGYWQPAGLAQLENWVNSNHAHIRNSLKVLKSEVKKIKKSKLCSVGNYAAKEQCSYCSAPVPFESPEASFCQGTECKKEVVQKHKMTRCAASMLVNDITPTWFCVCCHRRSSKLAPRALFSMLQYPSDASNDPKITTLRESSKPICVFCGILLQRSQPEFLLAASPV; encoded by the exons ATGGCATCACGCTTTCAAGCTGCCTCACTTGTGGCTTCACCTTCTTACCCAAATGCCGTTGCTTGGTCTGAAGAGAACTTGATCGCTGTTGCATGTGGGCACCTTGTCACTATTTTG AATCCGAGCATGCCATTTGGACCTCGAGGCCTTGTTACAATACCACCAAGCCAGCCATTTCAAATTGGAGTAATAGACAAAAAGG ATTTGCTCAGTGGTTGCATGCAACCCATCAGTTTTCATAGAGATACCAGTCCTTGTGTTCGGTCTATTTCCTGGTCTCCCATTGGATTAGCACCAAACTCGGG TTGCTTGCTTGCTGTATGCACCACTGAAGGACAAGTGAAGCTTTTCCGTTTCCCTTTCTGTGAGTTTTCTGCGGAGTGGGTTGAG ATCCTGGATATTTCTGAGATGCTGTACAAGTATTTACTGGATGTCAATTTCTGGGAGTCGGATGTTTACTCAGAGCTTTTTAAT GAGCAAGCAAGTGAACTTAGGAAAGAACATGAACATGATGTTGATACTGCGAGCCCTGTGATGAGAAAAAACCCCAAACGAAGAAAGCGTAATGATATGGCTGTAAT CCAGGATGCCCATCCTAGCTCTGCACCCAACAGTGATGAGTCCGCAAATGTCGTCACTGAAGTTGCAAGTTTTCCATACCCCCTTGTAAAAGGCTCATGTGTTGAG GCTCTTAAAGCTCCGAATGACAAGCCAGATAGTAGGTCTCTTCAAATTGTTTGCATGCCTAAATCTAAAACAAGGAGTAAGAAAAAAGCGCCAGAAACGCATAGCGTCGACTTAATATCAGCTGATAAATATGCTTCACGCAGCTCAATGTTAGCTTCAGTTGTTGTTGCCTGGTCACCACTTTTACAGACATCCGAGCATAGATTAGCTTCACCAGATGATTCATGCGACTGCTGTTCTATACTTGCAATTGGAGGAAAATCGGGCATGATTTCATTTTGGAAAATCAATAAACCACAACAGTATTCTATTCTGAACAACATATGTACTAATGATGCGCAACTCATCGGAGTTCTCCATGCACATATGTCTTGGGTCACTGCAATGAGTTGGGAAGTGTCTGTTTCAAATGCTTCTAATCATCAGCTTCTCTTAGCTACAGGAAGTTCGGATGGGAG TGTCAAGATCTGGCACTGTTATAGTGCAGAAATGCTGAAACCATCCAAAACTAGTTCTGCCTCCTTTTCCTTATTTCACGAG GTCATGTCTGTGGATTCTGTTCCAGTTTCTGTACTTTCTCTTTACGTGCCCATGCCTTCTGCCAAACAAATTCTCCTAGCTGTTGGCAAAGGTTCCGGAGCTTTGGAAGTGTGGACATGTGATACATCTAGCAGAAAATTTCATAAAATTGGTTTGGATGATGCACATGGGCATGTT GTAACAGGAATTGCATGGGCATTTGATGGAAACTGTTTGTACAGCTGCAACCAG GATGACTCTGTTCATTGCTGGACTCTACACAGTGATTCCTTGTGCAAAGTAACTTTGCCTTCAAATACTCCTGGTGTGGAGAGCTCTACTGAT GTCCCAAGTGGATTCGATTTATGTTTTGGTCTAGCGGTATCCCCCGGAAATCTGGTAGTTGCTGTG GCTCGTCGTTTTGATGTAGGTCTGTTGGATCCAATGTACCAGTTAAG GTCTCAGAAAGCAGCTGTTGAGTTCTTCTGGACCGGTGGTCAACAACATGATAACTTACTAGATAATTGTTCAGACTTTAACGTTGAAGCTTATTCTGGGTTTTCTATTGAAGAATTGGTAAATTGGGAGTATAACATAATGTGGTCCTTCCATCAGCATGAACAGTTGAATAAGCCCGAGCCTGTGGTCGTTTGGGATGTGGTGGCAGCATTATTGGCATTTAAACAATTTGCTCCTAAATATGTAGATCACATACTAGCCAAATGGCTAAGGTCTTTTGCAGGATCCAATTTTGGAAATTCCCCTCTTCAAACAGTCGTCTCTAAATGCCTCTCTAACATTAGTACCCGGCAGTTGCACCTCTTAAACATTATCGTTAGGCGTGTAATACTTGCAGATCTTAAGGCAGATAAAGTCAACGAAGAAAATCAAAGCTTTTCAGATGGACCTGCAAAGGGACAAATGGGTTTGTGGATGAAGCTTTTAAAGAGCAGTGAAAAAGAACTTCGGGAAAGGCTTATATATTGTAGTTTCTCCATCATTATTAATCTAGTGTCTCAGTCCTCGGAAAACCTTAGTAAACTTGGATACTGGCAGCCTGCTGGATTAGCACAACTGGAAAACTGGGTTAATTCTAATCATGCCCATATAAGGAATTCCCTCAAGGTACTCAAATCGGAAGTTAAGAAGATTAAAAAGAG CAAGCTTTGCTCAGTGGGCAATTATGCAGCGAAGGAGCAATGCAGCTACTGTTCAGCACCTGTTCCATTTGAATCTCCAGAAGCTTCTTTTTGTCAAGGCACAGAATGCAAGAAAGAGGTTGTCCAGAAACACAAAATGACACGGTGTGCTGCCTCTATGCTGGTTAACGATATCACTCCAACATGGTTTTGTGTGTGCTGTCACAGACGGTCTTCAAAATTGGCACCACGGGCACTCTTCTCAATGCTCCAATATCCCAGTGATGCGAGCAATGACCCAAAAATTACAACCCTCCGGGAATCATCGAAACCGATATGTGTATTTTGTGGTATATTACTACAAAGATCACAGCCGGAATTTCTTTTGGCAGCTTCACCTGTATAA
- the LOC141721532 gene encoding uncharacterized protein LOC141721532 isoform X2 produces MASRFQAASLVASPSYPNAVAWSEENLIAVACGHLVTILNPSMPFGPRGLVTIPPSQPFQIGVIDKKDLLSGCMQPISFHRDTSPCVRSISWSPIGLAPNSGCLLAVCTTEGQVKLFRFPFCEFSAEWVEILDISEMLYKYLLDVNFWESDVYSELFNEQASELRKEHEHDVDTASPVMRKNPKRRKRNDMADAHPSSAPNSDESANVVTEVASFPYPLVKGSCVEALKAPNDKPDSRSLQIVCMPKSKTRSKKKAPETHSVDLISADKYASRSSMLASVVVAWSPLLQTSEHRLASPDDSCDCCSILAIGGKSGMISFWKINKPQQYSILNNICTNDAQLIGVLHAHMSWVTAMSWEVSVSNASNHQLLLATGSSDGSVKIWHCYSAEMLKPSKTSSASFSLFHEVMSVDSVPVSVLSLYVPMPSAKQILLAVGKGSGALEVWTCDTSSRKFHKIGLDDAHGHVVTGIAWAFDGNCLYSCNQDDSVHCWTLHSDSLCKVTLPSNTPGVESSTDVPSGFDLCFGLAVSPGNLVVAVARRFDVGLLDPMYQLRSQKAAVEFFWTGGQQHDNLLDNCSDFNVEAYSGFSIEELVNWEYNIMWSFHQHEQLNKPEPVVVWDVVAALLAFKQFAPKYVDHILAKWLRSFAGSNFGNSPLQTVVSKCLSNISTRQLHLLNIIVRRVILADLKADKVNEENQSFSDGPAKGQMGLWMKLLKSSEKELRERLIYCSFSIIINLVSQSSENLSKLGYWQPAGLAQLENWVNSNHAHIRNSLKVLKSEVKKIKKSKLCSVGNYAAKEQCSYCSAPVPFESPEASFCQGTECKKEVVQKHKMTRCAASMLVNDITPTWFCVCCHRRSSKLAPRALFSMLQYPSDASNDPKITTLRESSKPICVFCGILLQRSQPEFLLAASPV; encoded by the exons ATGGCATCACGCTTTCAAGCTGCCTCACTTGTGGCTTCACCTTCTTACCCAAATGCCGTTGCTTGGTCTGAAGAGAACTTGATCGCTGTTGCATGTGGGCACCTTGTCACTATTTTG AATCCGAGCATGCCATTTGGACCTCGAGGCCTTGTTACAATACCACCAAGCCAGCCATTTCAAATTGGAGTAATAGACAAAAAGG ATTTGCTCAGTGGTTGCATGCAACCCATCAGTTTTCATAGAGATACCAGTCCTTGTGTTCGGTCTATTTCCTGGTCTCCCATTGGATTAGCACCAAACTCGGG TTGCTTGCTTGCTGTATGCACCACTGAAGGACAAGTGAAGCTTTTCCGTTTCCCTTTCTGTGAGTTTTCTGCGGAGTGGGTTGAG ATCCTGGATATTTCTGAGATGCTGTACAAGTATTTACTGGATGTCAATTTCTGGGAGTCGGATGTTTACTCAGAGCTTTTTAAT GAGCAAGCAAGTGAACTTAGGAAAGAACATGAACATGATGTTGATACTGCGAGCCCTGTGATGAGAAAAAACCCCAAACGAAGAAAGCGTAATGATATGGCT GATGCCCATCCTAGCTCTGCACCCAACAGTGATGAGTCCGCAAATGTCGTCACTGAAGTTGCAAGTTTTCCATACCCCCTTGTAAAAGGCTCATGTGTTGAG GCTCTTAAAGCTCCGAATGACAAGCCAGATAGTAGGTCTCTTCAAATTGTTTGCATGCCTAAATCTAAAACAAGGAGTAAGAAAAAAGCGCCAGAAACGCATAGCGTCGACTTAATATCAGCTGATAAATATGCTTCACGCAGCTCAATGTTAGCTTCAGTTGTTGTTGCCTGGTCACCACTTTTACAGACATCCGAGCATAGATTAGCTTCACCAGATGATTCATGCGACTGCTGTTCTATACTTGCAATTGGAGGAAAATCGGGCATGATTTCATTTTGGAAAATCAATAAACCACAACAGTATTCTATTCTGAACAACATATGTACTAATGATGCGCAACTCATCGGAGTTCTCCATGCACATATGTCTTGGGTCACTGCAATGAGTTGGGAAGTGTCTGTTTCAAATGCTTCTAATCATCAGCTTCTCTTAGCTACAGGAAGTTCGGATGGGAG TGTCAAGATCTGGCACTGTTATAGTGCAGAAATGCTGAAACCATCCAAAACTAGTTCTGCCTCCTTTTCCTTATTTCACGAG GTCATGTCTGTGGATTCTGTTCCAGTTTCTGTACTTTCTCTTTACGTGCCCATGCCTTCTGCCAAACAAATTCTCCTAGCTGTTGGCAAAGGTTCCGGAGCTTTGGAAGTGTGGACATGTGATACATCTAGCAGAAAATTTCATAAAATTGGTTTGGATGATGCACATGGGCATGTT GTAACAGGAATTGCATGGGCATTTGATGGAAACTGTTTGTACAGCTGCAACCAG GATGACTCTGTTCATTGCTGGACTCTACACAGTGATTCCTTGTGCAAAGTAACTTTGCCTTCAAATACTCCTGGTGTGGAGAGCTCTACTGAT GTCCCAAGTGGATTCGATTTATGTTTTGGTCTAGCGGTATCCCCCGGAAATCTGGTAGTTGCTGTG GCTCGTCGTTTTGATGTAGGTCTGTTGGATCCAATGTACCAGTTAAG GTCTCAGAAAGCAGCTGTTGAGTTCTTCTGGACCGGTGGTCAACAACATGATAACTTACTAGATAATTGTTCAGACTTTAACGTTGAAGCTTATTCTGGGTTTTCTATTGAAGAATTGGTAAATTGGGAGTATAACATAATGTGGTCCTTCCATCAGCATGAACAGTTGAATAAGCCCGAGCCTGTGGTCGTTTGGGATGTGGTGGCAGCATTATTGGCATTTAAACAATTTGCTCCTAAATATGTAGATCACATACTAGCCAAATGGCTAAGGTCTTTTGCAGGATCCAATTTTGGAAATTCCCCTCTTCAAACAGTCGTCTCTAAATGCCTCTCTAACATTAGTACCCGGCAGTTGCACCTCTTAAACATTATCGTTAGGCGTGTAATACTTGCAGATCTTAAGGCAGATAAAGTCAACGAAGAAAATCAAAGCTTTTCAGATGGACCTGCAAAGGGACAAATGGGTTTGTGGATGAAGCTTTTAAAGAGCAGTGAAAAAGAACTTCGGGAAAGGCTTATATATTGTAGTTTCTCCATCATTATTAATCTAGTGTCTCAGTCCTCGGAAAACCTTAGTAAACTTGGATACTGGCAGCCTGCTGGATTAGCACAACTGGAAAACTGGGTTAATTCTAATCATGCCCATATAAGGAATTCCCTCAAGGTACTCAAATCGGAAGTTAAGAAGATTAAAAAGAG CAAGCTTTGCTCAGTGGGCAATTATGCAGCGAAGGAGCAATGCAGCTACTGTTCAGCACCTGTTCCATTTGAATCTCCAGAAGCTTCTTTTTGTCAAGGCACAGAATGCAAGAAAGAGGTTGTCCAGAAACACAAAATGACACGGTGTGCTGCCTCTATGCTGGTTAACGATATCACTCCAACATGGTTTTGTGTGTGCTGTCACAGACGGTCTTCAAAATTGGCACCACGGGCACTCTTCTCAATGCTCCAATATCCCAGTGATGCGAGCAATGACCCAAAAATTACAACCCTCCGGGAATCATCGAAACCGATATGTGTATTTTGTGGTATATTACTACAAAGATCACAGCCGGAATTTCTTTTGGCAGCTTCACCTGTATAA